The DNA window CAGTTCCAGCCGCTCGCTCGCTGTAATCTTCACGGTCTCGCCGTCGCGGACGACATTGGTTTCCGCTTGTTTCTTCGCCGGCTCCACAATTCTGCCGACAATCAGCGGTCTGCGTGGGTCGCCGTTCTCGAACAGCAGCGCGACTTCCGAGCCAATCATGTCGAAATGCAGTTCTGCCAAGCTGCGCGCGGGCAATGCCGCCTCTTCCGGATTGCCGTGAAATACAACCAGCGGTCCGCTTTCTCCAAAGCCAAGGAAAACGCCAATAACCACGCCGTCGATCCGTTCTATAACAGTGCTCATGCCTAGCCTCAGTTCTGGAGGATTTTCGAGCCCTTCATGGTGATATTGCCCGACGCTTTCGCATCGACCTTGCCCGAAGCGGTGACGGAAATATCCTTGCCCTTTATCGCGATATCACCGTTCTTCTTCATGGTGATCGTCGCGCTGCCGCACTTGAGGGTGATGCTATCCTTCACCTCGATCGTCATGTTCTTGCCGACGGCAATCGTCATGTCGTCGGCGACCTGAGTCAGACTCTTTTTGCCAACCTTCAGCAAATAGGCTCCGCCGACCTCGCCTGTTTGGTCGTCGCCGACCTTGGTCGTGCGTGTCTTTCCGATCTCGGTGTTGTGCGCTCCACCAATTTTAATCCCTTGGTCAGCGGCGATCTGGACGCTCTGGCTAGCACCGATATTCCAACCATCCGACGCACCGATATCGTGACTCTGCCCTGCGCCCACTGTGACGCTCCGCGACGCGCCGATCGTATTCGACTGTACCGCACCGACGCTTCGTGTCTCGGATGCCCCGACCGAATCGACCCGCGCCGCTCCGACACTCACCGTCTGAACGATCGCGACGGTCTGGGTGTGATTGGCGCCGATTGTCTCGGTGGAGTTCGACCCGATGTTGATCGTCTCGTTCGACCCCACCGTCAGCGAGCGATTGACGCCCACCGTCTCGGTGTCGTTGTTGCCGATATTGGTGGTCTGGTCGACGCCGACCTTGACCGTCTTGTTGTTGCCGACGTCCTCATCGAGGTTGTGGCCGACGGAATGCTTGGCGTCGTGGTCGATGCGGTCCGACTGATCGTGCTGCACCAGCTTGGTGCGGTCATGCTTGATCAGAAGGTGGTGATCCTTCTGCGCCTGGAAATTGACCAGTTCGGAGCCGGCCTTGTCTTCGAACATCAGCTCATTGTAGCCGCCGCCGCCGAGCGAGGAGTTCGATTTCCAGCCGGATTGCGTGGCATTCGCCGGCAACCCGTAGGGCGGCATCTGCGAGGCATTGTAGACCCGGCCGGTGATGATCGGCAGGTCAGGGTCGCCTTCGATGAAGTCGACGATCACCTCCTGGCCGATGCGCGGTATCTGGATGAAGCCCCAGCCGCTGCCGGCCCAGGTCTGTGAGACCCGCACGAAACAGGAGCTGTTCTCGTCCTTCTTGCCCAGGCGGTCCCAGTGGAACTGCACCTTCACCCGTGCGTATTTGTCGGTGAATATTTCCTGGCCTGACGGACCGACCACCGTTGCCGTCTGCGGCCCGCGCATGATCGGCCGTGGCGTGATGCGCGGCGGACGATAGGGCAAGGCGGTCGGCGCCACGCCGAGGATCACCTTGAAGTTCTCGCTGTCGACGTCGGTATGGCTTCTGTATCCCGGATCGAACAGCCTGTATTCGGCACTGACCACCAGATACTCCTGGTTCTGGTCTTCGCGCGGAAAGCCATCCAGCTTGAACGTGCAGCCCGAAAAAAGGCCGCGCACGGTGCCGACCGCGGCGATGCGCTGGTGGACGGCCTGGATTTCCTCACGCCGGATCGCGGCCAGGTTGTCGCCCCGACCGACTTCGAGATGCGCGCCTGGCTGGCGATAGTTTTCGCCGGCGGCCAGTTTGTGACCGAACGGCTGGGCCGACTTGGCCATAAGGTCGGCGCCCGGCTTCTTGAAATCATAATCGGTGTGGGCATAGGCGCCCGGGCGCACAGAACTGCCCGGTATCCATTCGGTGATGTATTCGACATCGCGCCGGGAGCCCTGCCCTTCAAAATGGTAGGGTACTTTCTCGTAGCCCGGCGCCGGCTTCAGCTTGCTCATCGCATCGGTCAGGACAAGCGTGTGTTTGCCCTCGTCATGCTCGAAGAAATACAGGATGCCTTCATGCTCGAGCAGTCGCTGGACGAAATCCAGATCGGTCTCGTCATATTGCACGCAGTATTCGCGCGGAGGGTAGGATCCCTGCAGACGCAGATCGAACTCCGCCGTGCTGTATTTCTTGAAGACGTCCTTGACGATGTCGACGACGCTCTTGTTCTGGAAAATACGGCAATCGGTGGTGTTGCCGAGAAACCAGAGCCATGGCCTGATGACCGCTTCGTAGTAGGCCAGTCGGTCCTCAATGCGGGTCAGGCGAAACTCGGAGACAAGGCCGCTGAACCAACGTTTCGGATCGGATTCACCTTCGACCGAAACCACGCCGCCCAGCATTTTCAACGGATCGATATCGGGGCTGGGACTGACGAACCCGACCGTATAGGCCAAACAACGGCTGATCTCATCGCGACCGACAAGATGCGTGAAGGTCAACAGCTCGGCGCCAACCGGTGTCTGCACAACCGTGGCACGTTCGTTCGGCATGGGTCGTGCCCCTCCTGGACGCGGCCGCCGGCGCGGTGGATTTGAAGTTCCCGCGTCTGTCCAGGAACTTTTTAGGCCCGCCGCACCAGGCTATGTTGAGCCTACCACATGTTGTCCGGCCGACCAAAGAGGATGCACAGCGGAAAAACCTTGCGCTGTCGATGCATCGGCTCGAAACGCCCCTGTCCTGTGGGATGTGCAAACTGCTAGAATGTGGAGTATCGATCAGCGTTCGACGGCGATCCTGGATGTATATCAGCCTGCAAATCAACAATGTCGACGCCTTGCCTGCGGGCATCTCGACCGGTTACGCGGCGCGGGATCGCAGCTTCGAAATCGGCCGCGAGGCTTGCGACTGGACCTTGCCGGACCCTGACAAGTTCATCTCGGGGCGGCATTGCGAGGTCCGCTACGAGGCAGGCGCGTTCTGGCTGCACGATGTCTCGCGCAACGGAACCTACATCAACGGATCGAGCCAGCGCATGACCGGCCCGCATCGGATGGCCAACGGCGACCGGATGCTGATCGGCCGTTATGTTATCTTCGTATCGATCGACGACGAGCGCGCCTCGACAGGTCATCCCAGCCACAGTTCGACACAACGAGAAATGCCGGCCGCGACAGGCCGGCCACTGGAATTCGCGGCCGAGCCGTTCTTCATTCCATCGGAGCAACGGTCCGGGCAGCGGGTTCCGGCTCCGGCGTTCTCGTCGCAACCGCCTCTCCCCTCGACAAGAGACGAAGTGCTGCGGGAAATCGCGATCGCGGCCGGCATCTCGCCGGAATTGCTTCAATCGCGCGACCCGCATGAAGTCGCCGCCGAAATCGGCACGGTGCTGCGGACAGTGGTCGAGGAACTGACCATGCTTTTGAAAGCGCGCGCGGCCGCGAAAATGCTGGCCAAGAGCACACAACGAACGATGATCAGCGCCGCTGACAACAATCCCCTGAAGTTCGTCCCGGGAACCGACGACATTCTCGAAATCATGTTCGCCCGCCGCAGGGCCGGCTATCTTGATGCCAGGCGCAGTATCGAAGATGCATTCCGCGATCTCAAGACGCACGAATTCGCCACCTATGCCGCCATGCAAGCTGCGCTGTCGCGGCTGCTTGACGACCTGTCGCCCGAGGCGATCGGAAGGAAACTCCCCCTACATCGTTCTCGTCGAAGAAAGGCCTGGCCTGGGACGCTTTTGTCGCGACATGGCGAACCATGGAGGAAGCCCACGAGAACGGCATGCTGGACATATTCCTGGCCTATTTCAGCGAAGCCTATGCCAAGGCCGATAAGCAGAAATAGGTCCATCAAAAGACGATGCGAGACTGAAGTCGGCGAAGAAAACCTTTTCGGTGCGCGGCATCCGGTTTCAATCGAGAGTTTGTGAGATTACGATCGCACACGACAATTCGCTAAGCGGGTAAGGCTGATCGACCTGGGGGTCTGCGGCAAATGTCATCTTTCGGCGGGATAGTAAGTAGTAGCCGACCTTCCTGCGGACACTGCCAGGGTCGGCAGGGCTCGTCTTTGCTTTACCTGACCAAGAGCCGCTTTGCGCCTGTCGGGCAAGAATGCAGGCGCCGGGCATCTGCGGATGATCGGCGATGAGTTCGAAAGACGATCCCTTCGGCCCGGCGGGCAAGACCGTCATTCGCGCCCCTCCACGGCGTGAGCGAAAACCGGCGCCTGTCCCTCAGGAGCCCATCGCGGATGGCGGGCAGGCCTCGCAGATCAAGGATTCGACCGTGTTCGATCCCGGCGTCGGCCGGCATACCCCGCCGGGCTGGACATCTGGGACCGTGATTTATCAGGGAGCTCCTGCCGCCGTGGCGAGCGGCGGCGCTTCCGCGGCGGCGCCGACGTCAGCCCTGCGGCAGGAGACCCTGCTCAATGCCACGGACAGTGTCAGATATTCCGCGGCAAACCCGATCCTTGCCGCGGCCGCACCGTTGCTGATGCTGTTGGGCCAACTCAGGCTTATCCCCGTCGAGAAACAAGCCGAGCCGTTGGCCGAACATGTCTCCGAGGCGATCGATAGGTTCGAGAGGACAGTCGAGAAATCAGGTGTTGCCGAAGAGGATGCGCGGATTGCGAAATTTGTCCTCTGCGAAACCGCCGACGATCTCATCGACAACCTGCCTTGGCCACGGAAAGACGCTTGGGCGCAGCACAGCATGCTGTCGCAGTTCTTTCACGTCGAGCCTAGCGGCACAGGCTTCTTCGAAGCGCTGAACAAGGTCCTGGCCAGTCCCGAGGCACATTACGATCTGCTCGAACTGATGCATGTCTGCCTGTCGCTGGGGTTCGAGGGCCAGTACCGGGGCCTGACGCGCGAAGACAGCAATCTCGAACGCGTTCGGCGCGACGTCTACGAAACGCTTCGCTTTTTCAGGGCACGCGCGGACGTGGACATCTCGCCCCGCTGGCAGGGCCTGGCGTCGACCATGACGCAGTCGTCGACACGCCTGCCGCTCTGGGTCGTCGCGGCAGCTGCGTCAGCGCTGCTGACTGCTGCATTCTTCGCACTGCGGGTCTTCATCACCAACGAAGGCGACGCTGCCGCCGATGAATTGCTGGCGCTCACCCCATCGACGCCGATCGCCATCGAACGGGCCAGCGTGGCGCCGTTGGCGGGGCCGGCGAAAGTCGTCCCACCCGCCGCCACGACCACGCAGATCGATCGCATCCGCTCGGCACTGGCCAAGGAAGTCGAAGGCGGCGGACTGACCATCGGCACGAAGGGCGATTTCATCGTGGTCGAAATCAACAATCTCCTGCTGTTCCAGTCCGGCAGGGCCGAGGCGAAGCCGGAGTTCCAGCCCATTGCCGCCGATATCGCAGCCGCCCTGGAACCCGAGCGCGGACCAATCAGGATCGTCGGTCATACGGACAATGTGAAGCCGCGAAAATCGAGCCCGTTCAAGTCCAACTTCGATCTTTCCGTCGCCAGGGCGAAGGCTGTCGAAACAATGATGGCACCGAAGTTCAGCGATCCTTCGCGGCTAACGGTGGATGGCAAGGGCGAGGACGAGCCCATCGCCGACAATGCGACGCCGGAAGGCCGCAGCAGGAACCGCCGTGTCGATGTGATGATCGCCAAGGAGGAAACATTGTGAGCACGGCCGGTTGGAAGCGCCGATGACGCGTTGGCTGCTGCGGATATTCAGCATGATCGCGCTGGCCGGTTTTTCGGCGGCAGTGTGGTTTGCCGGACCCTTGATCCGCTTCGCCGATACCCGTCCTCTCGGACCTGCCTGGCTGCGCGCCACTATCATTGGTGTGATCGTGGCAGCGCTCGCGCTTTTCTACGGCCTGCGTTTCTGGCAAGCGAGAAAAGCGCAGAAAGAGCTAGAAACCGTGGTCGCATACAATGACGACCGCGATGACGACTCGCGGGTGCTCGAAGCCCGCATGAATGAGGCCGTGGCGGCGCTTAAGCGGTCGAGCGGCAAGCGCAACTTCCTCTATGAGATCCCCTGGTACGTCGTCATCGGCCCGCCCGGCGCCGGCAAGACAACGGCGCTGGTCAATTCGGGTCTGAATTTTCCGCTGGCCGGTTCGGGTGATGCCCAGCCAGTTGCGGGCGTCGGCGGAACACGCTCCTGCGACTGGTGGTTTACCGACCAGGCCGTCCTGATCGACACCGCCGGACGCTACACGACGCAGGATTCCAATGCCGAGAGCGACAAGACGAGCTGGCTCGCCTTCTTGTCGCTGCTCAAGAGAGCCCGCGCACGGCAACCGATAAACGGCGTCATCCTGGCCATCAGCCTTGCCGATCTCGTCAGCCTCGACGATCGGCAGCTTGCCGCTCATGTCGTTGAGATACGCAGTCGTCTGCGGGAAATCCACGAGACGCTGAAAATCCAGTTTCCGGTCTACCTGCTGTTCACCAAGGCCGACCTGGTTTCCGGGTTCATGGATTACTTCGGCGGCTTCGACGAGCCACGCCGGCGCAAGGTCTGGGGCGCGACATTCCAGACCACG is part of the Mesorhizobium loti genome and encodes:
- the tssI gene encoding type VI secretion system tip protein VgrG; translation: MPNERATVVQTPVGAELLTFTHLVGRDEISRCLAYTVGFVSPSPDIDPLKMLGGVVSVEGESDPKRWFSGLVSEFRLTRIEDRLAYYEAVIRPWLWFLGNTTDCRIFQNKSVVDIVKDVFKKYSTAEFDLRLQGSYPPREYCVQYDETDLDFVQRLLEHEGILYFFEHDEGKHTLVLTDAMSKLKPAPGYEKVPYHFEGQGSRRDVEYITEWIPGSSVRPGAYAHTDYDFKKPGADLMAKSAQPFGHKLAAGENYRQPGAHLEVGRGDNLAAIRREEIQAVHQRIAAVGTVRGLFSGCTFKLDGFPREDQNQEYLVVSAEYRLFDPGYRSHTDVDSENFKVILGVAPTALPYRPPRITPRPIMRGPQTATVVGPSGQEIFTDKYARVKVQFHWDRLGKKDENSSCFVRVSQTWAGSGWGFIQIPRIGQEVIVDFIEGDPDLPIITGRVYNASQMPPYGLPANATQSGWKSNSSLGGGGYNELMFEDKAGSELVNFQAQKDHHLLIKHDRTKLVQHDQSDRIDHDAKHSVGHNLDEDVGNNKTVKVGVDQTTNIGNNDTETVGVNRSLTVGSNETINIGSNSTETIGANHTQTVAIVQTVSVGAARVDSVGASETRSVGAVQSNTIGASRSVTVGAGQSHDIGASDGWNIGASQSVQIAADQGIKIGGAHNTEIGKTRTTKVGDDQTGEVGGAYLLKVGKKSLTQVADDMTIAVGKNMTIEVKDSITLKCGSATITMKKNGDIAIKGKDISVTASGKVDAKASGNITMKGSKILQN
- the tssL gene encoding type VI secretion system protein TssL gives rise to the protein MSSKDDPFGPAGKTVIRAPPRRERKPAPVPQEPIADGGQASQIKDSTVFDPGVGRHTPPGWTSGTVIYQGAPAAVASGGASAAAPTSALRQETLLNATDSVRYSAANPILAAAAPLLMLLGQLRLIPVEKQAEPLAEHVSEAIDRFERTVEKSGVAEEDARIAKFVLCETADDLIDNLPWPRKDAWAQHSMLSQFFHVEPSGTGFFEALNKVLASPEAHYDLLELMHVCLSLGFEGQYRGLTREDSNLERVRRDVYETLRFFRARADVDISPRWQGLASTMTQSSTRLPLWVVAAAASALLTAAFFALRVFITNEGDAAADELLALTPSTPIAIERASVAPLAGPAKVVPPAATTTQIDRIRSALAKEVEGGGLTIGTKGDFIVVEINNLLLFQSGRAEAKPEFQPIAADIAAALEPERGPIRIVGHTDNVKPRKSSPFKSNFDLSVARAKAVETMMAPKFSDPSRLTVDGKGEDEPIADNATPEGRSRNRRVDVMIAKEETL